The following are from one region of the Quercus robur chromosome 1, dhQueRobu3.1, whole genome shotgun sequence genome:
- the LOC126691754 gene encoding V-type proton ATPase subunit C-like isoform X1 has product MVKDVLFEPVRKTQDAMFFYKNSNDMWVPCGPKQPGAVEITMQELAAEGLASKSNSFVEGVSHKIRRQIKELERVSGVESNALTVDGVPVDSYLTRFVWDEAKYPTMSPLRETVDSIHSQVSKIEDDLKVRVAEYNNVRSQLNAINQKQSGSLAVWDLSNVVKPEDIITSEHLVTLLAVVPKYSQKDWLASYETLTSYVVPRSSKKLFEDNEYALYTVTLFGRVADNFRTASREKGFQIRDFEHSPEAQESRKQELEKLIEDQGSMRSSLLQWCYNSYGEVSCLYVFSTWMHFCAVRVFTESILRYGLPPSFLACVLAPSVKSEKKVRSILEGLCDTANSTYWKTEDEVGGGVAGLAGDADSHPYVSFTINLV; this is encoded by the exons atg GTTAAGGATGTCCTTTTTGAACCTGTTCGTAAAACACAAGACGCAATGTTCTTTTATAAGAATTCTAATGATATGTGGGTTCCATGTGGACCGAAACAGCCGGGCGCCGTCGAAATTACCATGCAGGAGCTGGCAGCAGAAGGGCTTGCTTCAAAG TCAAACAGCTTTGTGGAAGGAGTGTCACACAAGATCAGGCGTCAAATCAAGGAATTAGAGAGGGTATCGGGTGTGGAGAGCAATGCTCTCACTGTTGACGGAGTACCAGTTGATTCGTACCTCACTAG GTTTGTTTGGGATGAAGCCAAGTACCCAACTATGTCACCCTTGAGGGAGACTGTGGATAGTATTCATAGTCAAGTGTCAAAGATTGAGGATGATCTCAAG GTTCGTGTTGCTGAATACAACAATGTGCGTAGTCAGCTTAATGCTATAAACCAAAAGCAAAGTGGAAG CCTGGCTGTATGGGATCTCTCAAATGTAGTGAAACCAGAGGATATAATTACCTCAGAACATCTTGTGACTCTCCTTGCAGTTGTTCCCAAGTATTCACAGAAAGACTGGTTAGCTAGCTATGAGACTTTGACTAGCTATGTG GTCCCCAGGTCATCCAAGAAGTTGTTTGAGGATAATGAATATGCTCTTTATACTGTGACGCTCTTTGGACGTGTTGCAGACAATTTTAGAACAGCTTCACGTGAAAAAGGTTTTCAG ATTCGTGATTTTGAACATAGTCCAGAAGCACAGGAGAGTCGGAAGCAGGAGTTAGAAAAGTTAATTGAAGATCAGGGAAGTATGAGAAGTTCTCTTTTGCAGTGGTGCTATAACAGTTATGGGgag GTTTCCTGCCTGTACGTTTTTAGCACCTGGATGCACTTTTGTGCTGTGCGCGTTTTCACAGAGAGCATTTTGAGATATGGTCTGCCGCCATCTTTCTTG GCATGCGTTTTAGCTCCGTCGGTAAAAAGTGAGAAGAAAGTGCGCTCAATCCTTGAAGGGTTGTGTGACACTGCAAACAG
- the LOC126691754 gene encoding V-type proton ATPase subunit C-like isoform X2, translated as MVKDVLFEPVRKTQDAMFFYKNSNDMWVPCGPKQPGAVEITMQELAAEGLASKSNSFVEGVSHKIRRQIKELERVSGVESNALTVDGVPVDSYLTRFVWDEAKYPTMSPLRETVDSIHSQVSKIEDDLKVRVAEYNNVRSQLNAINQKQSGSLAVWDLSNVVKPEDIITSEHLVTLLAVVPKYSQKDWLASYETLTSYVVPRSSKKLFEDNEYALYTVTLFGRVADNFRTASREKGFQIRDFEHSPEAQESRKQELEKLIEDQGSMRSSLLQWCYNSYGEHLDALLCCARFHREHFEIWSAAIFLGMRFSSVGKK; from the exons atg GTTAAGGATGTCCTTTTTGAACCTGTTCGTAAAACACAAGACGCAATGTTCTTTTATAAGAATTCTAATGATATGTGGGTTCCATGTGGACCGAAACAGCCGGGCGCCGTCGAAATTACCATGCAGGAGCTGGCAGCAGAAGGGCTTGCTTCAAAG TCAAACAGCTTTGTGGAAGGAGTGTCACACAAGATCAGGCGTCAAATCAAGGAATTAGAGAGGGTATCGGGTGTGGAGAGCAATGCTCTCACTGTTGACGGAGTACCAGTTGATTCGTACCTCACTAG GTTTGTTTGGGATGAAGCCAAGTACCCAACTATGTCACCCTTGAGGGAGACTGTGGATAGTATTCATAGTCAAGTGTCAAAGATTGAGGATGATCTCAAG GTTCGTGTTGCTGAATACAACAATGTGCGTAGTCAGCTTAATGCTATAAACCAAAAGCAAAGTGGAAG CCTGGCTGTATGGGATCTCTCAAATGTAGTGAAACCAGAGGATATAATTACCTCAGAACATCTTGTGACTCTCCTTGCAGTTGTTCCCAAGTATTCACAGAAAGACTGGTTAGCTAGCTATGAGACTTTGACTAGCTATGTG GTCCCCAGGTCATCCAAGAAGTTGTTTGAGGATAATGAATATGCTCTTTATACTGTGACGCTCTTTGGACGTGTTGCAGACAATTTTAGAACAGCTTCACGTGAAAAAGGTTTTCAG ATTCGTGATTTTGAACATAGTCCAGAAGCACAGGAGAGTCGGAAGCAGGAGTTAGAAAAGTTAATTGAAGATCAGGGAAGTATGAGAAGTTCTCTTTTGCAGTGGTGCTATAACAGTTATGGGgag CACCTGGATGCACTTTTGTGCTGTGCGCGTTTTCACAGAGAGCATTTTGAGATATGGTCTGCCGCCATCTTTCTTG GCATGCGTTTTAGCTCCGTCGGTAAAAAGTGA